In Pseudostreptobacillus hongkongensis, a single genomic region encodes these proteins:
- a CDS encoding ABC transporter ATP-binding protein, protein MSYIELENVVKKFKVFNNKIIANNNISFSLEKGEFVVILGTSGAGKSTLLNILGGMEKPDSGNIFIDGKNIAKFNNKELTDYRRFDVGFIFQFYNLLPNLTALENVELATDIANNTVDSYEILRELGLYERANNFPSQLSGGEQQRVSIARAIAKMPKILLCDEPTGALDYKTGIQVLKLLKKLSKDKNITVIIVTHNSAISEIADKIIHIHDAKIKNIDINTSPKNVEELEW, encoded by the coding sequence ATGAGTTATATAGAACTTGAGAATGTTGTTAAAAAATTTAAAGTATTTAATAATAAAATTATTGCAAATAATAATATATCTTTTTCACTTGAAAAGGGTGAATTTGTTGTTATTTTAGGTACTTCAGGTGCGGGTAAATCAACTTTATTAAATATTTTAGGTGGAATGGAAAAACCAGATAGCGGGAATATATTTATAGATGGTAAAAATATTGCTAAATTTAATAATAAAGAACTTACTGATTATAGAAGATTTGATGTAGGCTTTATATTTCAATTTTATAATCTCCTACCTAATTTAACTGCACTTGAAAATGTAGAACTTGCAACAGATATAGCTAATAATACTGTGGATAGTTATGAAATACTTAGAGAATTAGGTTTATATGAAAGAGCTAACAATTTCCCTTCACAACTTTCAGGTGGAGAACAACAAAGAGTATCTATTGCAAGAGCAATAGCAAAGATGCCTAAAATATTACTTTGTGATGAACCAACAGGAGCATTAGATTATAAGACAGGGATACAAGTTTTAAAATTACTAAAAAAATTATCTAAAGATAAGAATATAACCGTAATAATAGTAACTCATAATAGTGCTATATCTGAAATAGCTGATAAAATTATACATATTCATGATGCTAAAATAAAGAATATTGATATAAATACTAGCCCTAAAAATGTAGAAGAATTAGAATGGTAA